A stretch of Mus musculus strain C57BL/6J chromosome 19, GRCm38.p6 C57BL/6J DNA encodes these proteins:
- the Olfr1480 gene encoding olfactory receptor 1480, whose product MIQNISELSEFILVGLTDAPLLQTPLFIIFTLTYLTTLFGNLGMILLILLDSRLHTPMYFFLSNLSLVDCVYASAVTPKVMEGFLIENKIISYNACAAQMFFFVAFVITESFILASMAYDRYAAVCKPLHYSTTMTTMICVLLLAGSYVSGLLQSSIHVSFTFQLSFCHSNVVNHFFCDIPPLLALSCSSIYTNEIILFMLAAFNVAFTLLVILSSYLLIFVAILKMRSAESRKKTISTCASHLTTVSIFYGTIIFMYLQPSSNHSMDTDKLASVFYTMVIPMLNPLVYSLRNKEVKNAFKKVAGKAVLSLGLVN is encoded by the coding sequence ATGATTCAGAATATTTCAGAACTGTCTGAATTTATTCTTGTTGGGTTAACAGATGCACCACTCCTGCAAACTCCTTTATTTATCATCTTTACTCTCACTTACTTGACAACATTGTTTGGGAATCTTGGGATGATTTTGCTGATTCTGCTGGACTCCCGACTCCACACTCCAATGTACTTTTTCCTCAGTAACCTCTCTCTGGTGGACTGTGTTTATGCCTCAGCTGTCACCCCCAAGGTGATGGAAGGGTTTCTCATAGAAAATAAGATCATATCCTACAATGCATGTGCTGCCCAGATGTTCTTCTTTGTAGCCTTTGTTATTACGGAGAGTTTTATCCTGGCCTCAATGGCCTATGACCGTTATGCAGCAGTGTGCAAACCCTTGCATTACTCCACTACTATGACAACTATGATATGTGTCCTGCTTCTTGCTGGATCTTATGTCAGTGGACTCTTACAATCTTCCATTCATGTTTCCTTCACATTTCAACTCTCCTTCTGCCATTCTAATGTAGTCAATCACTTTTTCTGTGATATCCCCCCACTATTAGCTCTTTCTTGCTCCAGTATTTACACAAATGAAATTATACTCTTTATGTTGGCAGCATTCAATGTTGCTTTTACTCTATTAGTTATATTGTCCTCTTACTTACTAATTTTTGTTGCAATTCTGAAAATGCGCTCTGCTGAGAGCAGGAAGAAGACCATTTCCACCTGTGCATCCCACCTTACCACTGTTTCCATCTTCTATGGAACAATTATCTTCATGTACTTACAACCCAGCTCCAATCACTCCATGGACACTGACAAGTTGGCATCTGTTTTCTACACCATGGTCATTCCCATGCTGAACCCTCTTGTATATAGCctgagaaataaagaagtcaagaatgcATTCAAGAAAGTTGCTGGAAAAGCAGTGCTTTCACTGGGATTAGTCAATTAA